The sequence GTCCAACATCCTGCAGGAAGCGGGTTTTAGTACCGTCCGGCAATGTGCATTCAATGATTGCCCGGATCCGATGTTTAAGCTGGTAGAAGAAAGAACAAGATTTGAAAATGCAGTATCACTTGAAGCTATAAAATAATGAAGCCCGAAACACCTGTGCTATTACTGATATTCAACCGTCCCTTTCAGACCATGCGGGTATTTGAGCAAATCAAAGCCCAACAACCTTCCCGGTTGTTTATCGCAGCAGACGGTCCCCGTCCTGGTAAACCAGGCGAAGCCTCCCTGTGTAAATCTACCCGGAATGAAGTGATGAATGCGGTGGACTGGCCCTGTGAAGTAAAAACCTTGTTCAGAGATGAGAACCTGGGGTGTGGCAAAGCAGTGAGCAGCGCCATCGGGTGGTTCTTTGAACAGGTAGAAGAAGGGATTATCCTGGAAGATGACTGCATACCAGATCCCACCTTTTTCAGCTTCTGTACCACCCTGCTGGAGCGATACAGACATGACAACCATGTTATGCACATCGCTGGCAGCAATTACCAGATGGGACACCAGAGAGGTGATGCATCTTATTACTTTTCACGATTCGCACACATCTGGGGATGGGCTACCTGGCGCAGGGCATGGAAACATTATGACTTTACCCTGCAGCGGTACAAGGATGTTTCCAGGAAAGGTATGAACCGCCAGTTCCTCACAGATATTGACAATATCTATACTAATAGAATCGATACCTGGGATATTCAATGGTTTATGAGTGTGTGGTTCAATCATGGATATGCTATTATTCCTAATACCAACCTGATTAAAAACATCGGGTATGGAAAGGAAGCAACACATACCCGCGCCACGCCTGCCTGGTTCAAAAAAATGGTGTATGGCAGTATCAGCAATATCGTTCATCCAAAAGAGATAAGCATTGACGATGCAGCTGATAATTATTCAGTAGCGAGCCTGTTCAATCCTCCTTACCTGTCTTATATGGCAAAGAAGATTGTAAGGAGCACGCCATTCCTCTATAACCTGTATAAGCGCATTTCGTAAATATGGATAGTATTTATAACGCCCTCATCAGCAGTAATCCATTCGTGGAGATGTTCAAGGAAGCTATGCCCCTTGTCATTGCCAGTATATTGTTATACCTGCACTACAGCAGGAGGATCACTGCGATGGAAACTGCTTTATTTGCCTTTGCCACTGAAGCTTATACGATGCTGATAGTAGGTCCTACCTTTACCGCGACTTTCTTTATCAGTGCAGTCTTCATGGTGGAGCAGGCACACAGGCTCTTTACAGGGCAGACACTCATCAGACGTGAATACCTGTTATTACTGGTACTACCGGCATTGTCAAGCCTTGTTATTTTTGTTCTTGTGCAGGTGTATAAAGATCCGTTCTATTATCCACCTGGTAAGAAATCGGCTTTCTACTTCAGACCCATTTATTTTTACATCAAGTCTTTTCTACCGCTCTTTGCACTGGGGGCTAAGATTGTACAGGAAAGGAAACAGTTGTCTTTTGAGCTGTATGCTGCCACCATGAAAAAGATTGCAAAATTTTCTTTTGCAATTGCCATTCTGCAGATCGTGTCACAATTTATATTTAAAAGTGAAGCATTGGGTGAGATCATCGGGTTACAACACCGTTACCTGCTGGAGCAATCCACATCCTTTTTCAGCCTGCGCATACAGGCATTATTTGCAGAGCCGAAAGTGTTCAGTGCATTTCTATCACTCACCATCCCCTTGTTTCTAAATGACAGGGAATACAAGTGGGCTGCGATCTCTCTGATCATGGGTGTGCTCACTGTATCTCAAACCTTCTGGATCAACCTGCTTTCGGCGGGAATCTGCTGTATATTCCTCGCCAGTATTTCATCTGCCAGGTTACGTATACTCCTATCCATAAGCATCATCATCGGTCTATTCCTGGGGGTCGCAGCATCCAGTAAATATTTTATAAAGCTGTACGCCAAAAACCAGACAAATACCTTTTATCAGTTAGTGTTCAAGCGCTCTGTATACAGGTATGATAATGAGATCTGGCAGAAAGACAATGTGGTAATGGGGATGCCATTGCAAAGAGATATGGAGCTGCCGGTGGTAGACTTCTTCAAAGATGAACCTTACCTGCTGCTGTCCGGCTATGGTGCGGGTAATAGTACGTTTATTCCTGCACAATACTTCTTTGGGCAAGTGAACTATGAAAACAGGTTGAACGGTATTGGCGGGCATAACCTGAATATGCGTTGGTTCTACATATTGGCAGAGTTTGGTTTACTGGCCCTCATCTGCTTTTTCGCAGTGCTTACTATAACAAGGCCACAGCTGGGGGCTTTTCAAAAAGGGTATTTCGCCTTTGTATGGGTATGCTTCTTTTTTAGTCAAATAGATCTGTTCCTGATAATAGTAGCAATGTTATGCGCTTACGATGATGGAGAGACTACTAAAATGACCATGTGATGCAGATATATTTAGACAATATTGTGTTTACGATTCAAAGGGCAGGCGGTGTGTCTATGTATTGGTATGAGCTCCTGAAAGGGCTCTGCAATACAGATCTGCCGCTGAACTTTCTGAATGCTGATCCGCATTCTGACAATCTCTTTGAGCAGCAGCTTGACTATAGTCCTTATCCCTGTATCCGTGAAAGCTGGATACCTCCAAAGTATCTGCGCTACCTGCCATTGCGGTACACACTGCCTTCCAGTGCTGTATTTCATGGTGGGTACTTACGTGTATCACCCCAAAAAGATATCGTCAACATTCTCACATTACATGACTTTGCACATGAGCGAAGGATGGCTACCCGATTCCCCCGCGGGCTGGCCAACATCCGGCAAAAGGCTTATGGCATACGCCATGCAGACGGTATTATCTGCATCTCAGAAAGTACCCGGAAAGAGCTATTGTATTTCTATCCCAAAACGGATCCTGAAAAAGTCAGGGTTATTCATCATGGTATTGCTGATTGCTTTTATCCCCTGAACAAACAGCAGCCGCCTGACTTCGCATTGCCCCCGTCACCTTATATTCTGTACATCGGCGTGCGCGGCCACTACAAAAACTTCGATCAGGCAGTGGCAACATTGCAGTTATTACCAGCCCAATACCAGCTGGTGATAGCAGGTGGTGAACCCTGGCAGCCCAAAGAAAGGGAGGTACTGGAACAGGCCATTCCAGGCAGGTATCATATACTCCGGGATGTGAGTTCCTCAGCGCTGAACATCCTGTACAATTATGCCTGGTGCCTCTTGTATCCTTCCTCCTACGAAGGCTTTGGATTTCCACCTGGAGAAGCCATGAAGGCGGGTTGCCCGGTAGTTGCTACCTACACCACTTCCATACCGGAAGTGACAGGTACCGCAGGACTACTGGTGAACAACCCCTCTCCTGCTGCATTTGCAGAAAAAATTCAATTGCTCGAAGATCAACATTTCAGGGATACAATTATTCAGGCGGGGTATACCCGATCGCAATTCTTTACATGGGACAAAAGCATTCAGGAAACAATCGCTTTTTACAAACATTGCTGGAACACTAAATTTTCACTATGAATTTCATTTTCAAAATTGCCGACGCGGCCAAGGTTTTTTTACAATCAGGAAGAGGTCTCAGTGCTTTGTGGAAAAAAGGAGGATCCATTGCCTCCACCACGATTTTGCATAACTGTAAACACTATATTCCGGAAATAAAAACAATCATCGATGTAGGCGCCAATCAGGGACAGTTTGCGCTTTCTGCACGTTTCTTTTATCCACGTGCCGGTATTCATTCTTTCGAGCCGGTGCCGGCTGTATTTAACACATTGCAGCAAAACATCAGCAAGGCGAAAGGTATCAGTACGTACAACTTTGCACTGGGTAGTACCAACGGCTTCCTGGAGTTCTTTCAGAACGATTATTCACATGCCAGCTCGGCACTGCATGTATCAAGTATACAGCAACAGTTTTTCCCACAGACCGCTTCTGAACACCAGATCAAAGTACCTGTAAGAAGGATAGACGACCTGTTTAGAAACATTCCTTTTGAAGCACCGGTGCTCCTGAAACTGGATGTACAGGGGTTTGAAAAAGAAGTACTGAAAGGGGCTGCTGCAAGCCTGGACAAAATAGATTACCTCCTGTTCGAAACATCGTTCGTACCTATGTATGAAGGAGAACCCCTCTTTGATGAGATGCATAATTATGTAAAAGAGCTGGGATTTGAATTCATCGCTCCTGTTGGTTTCTGCCAGACAGATGCTTTGCAAATTTTACAAATGGACTTGTTGTATAAACGAAAAACAGCAGCCTGAGCTGATCATCTTTTTTTTAAAGGAGTAAGAACAAAAAGCGTAGCAGTTTTGTAATAATAAAACCAAGCAAGCCCCCAAATTCACCACTCCGATCTTCATAGCCTACCCAAACCTGACTGAGTTAAAAACTAACAGTAACGCCAATAGGAAATTGATATACGGCAACCGATGCCTACTGTAATCTTGTGACTATGAAGAATCGAAATTATGCTGTACAATATTTACGGCAATTTATTGACTTTACCATACTGGGAGCGGCATTTGTACTTACCAGATACTATATCAGTACCAAGGGGGGGATGATATTTACTCCCCTGGATTGGATACTGCTTAGTATCAGTATCAGCACCTGGATCGCGCTCGGCTCGTCTCTCCGGTTGTATGATGAATATGATAAGGTTAACTCGTTTTCATTTGAATTTGTAGCTGTATTGAAAAATGTATTGTTACAATCATGCGTACTCACCTTCCTGTTTTTTTATCTCTTCAAAAACTATAGCTACCCACGCACCTTTACGTTATTGTATTCCACATATGTATTTGCGGGTGTATTGTTCACAAGATATGCAGTAAAGAAAACCTTGCTGAAACTCCGCAATCAGCGGCATCGCAAAAAAAATGTTCTGATCGTAGGCACTGGCGAAACTGGTATCGACTTTTATCACACTATTACCAATAACGGTCATTTCGGTTATAACTGTATCGGTTTTGTAGGCGACCAGGCGCAAACACAGTTACATGGGCAATACCTGGGCAATCTCTCTGAACTGACCAATATACTGGAAGCAAATGAAATAGACGATGTGATCGTTGCCCTGCCGGAATATGCCAGGGACCAGACGGAAAGCATTATTGTAGCCAGTGAACGCGCCGCAAAAAATGTGAAGATCATTCCCAATGTACACCAGTATTGTTCCCCTACGGTGAGTATGAACCTGTTGGGATCTTTTCCACTGGTAAACATCCGTTCCTGTCCGCTGGATGATCCGGCATTACAAAGAATAAAGCGGGGGTTTGATATCGCATTTACGCTCGTACTTTTCACTGCTTTCAGCTGGTTGTTCCTGCTGATTGCGGCGCTCATCAAACTGACTTCAAAAGGTCCGGTATTTTTCAAACAGGAAAGGTGGGGGCTGAAAAATAAAAAGATCACCTGCTATAAGTTCCGTTCCATGATCGTACAGACCAGTGAAGTGGATGCGAACGGCATGTTCCTGCAGGCAACCCGCAATGACAGCCGTGTTACTTCAATAGGCAGGTTCCTGCGTAAAACCAATCTTGATGAATTGCCACAGTTTTTCAATGTGCTGTTGGGCAACATGTCATTTGTAGGTCCGCGTCCACATGCCACTCCCCTGCATATAGAATCAAGGGAAACGGTGCAACACTATATGCGCAGGCAGATGGTAAAACCGGGCATCACAGGATGGGCACAGGTAAATGGTTGCAGGGGTGAAACCAGCCAGTCAGGTATGATGCAGAAAAGAGTAGACTACGATATCTGGTATATTGAAAATTACAGCTTCTGGCTGGATTGCCAGATCATATTCCAGACAATGGTGAACATGATAAAAGGGGATAAGAACGCTTATTAAGAATATGTCCGAACGATTATTACTGATTACAGGCAACTATAGTCCTGAGCCAACGGGAATTGGAAAATACAATGGGGAAATGATACAATGGCTGGCAGATAAAGGTTACGATTGTACTGTCATTACTACTTATCCTTATTACCCACACTGGAAGATACAGCCTCCTTATGAACAGCAGGGATGCTGGTATAAAAAGGAAGTACACGGGAGGCTCACTGTTTATCGCTGTCCTCAGTATATACCGGCAGCGCCATCAGGTATGAAACGTATATTGATGGATGCGACCTTTTTTATCGCTGCGTTCTTTCGGTTATTCACATTGTTGTTTACCACGAAATTCGATGTGGTCATGGTGGTCGTACCCCCGTTCCATTTAGGCTTTCTGGGCCTGTTGTACAAGTGGATCAGGGGGGCGCGGCTGCTCTATCACATACAGGACATGCAGATAGAAGCAGCCCGTGACCTACAGATGATCCGTTCCAGATGGCTGATCAATACCTTGTTCCGCATGGAGCGTTTTATACTCCGCAGGGCAGACCTGGTAAGCAGTATTTCGGAGGGTATGATGCGGAAGATTGCGGCCAAATCAGGCAGGGACATCTTCTTTTTCCCAAATTGGGTAGCCATCAGTCATTTCTTTCCCATCACAGAGAAAGCGATTCTCAAAGCAGATTTTGGCTTCCATGCGCAGGATAAAGTGATACTATATTCAGGTGCTATTGGCGAGAAACAGGGGTTGGAATCCATACTGGAAGTAGCCGGCGCTATGCAGACAGATACCCGGCTGAAGTTCCTGATCTGCGGGGCAGGCCCCTATAAAACAACTTTGGAAAACAAGGCGCAGGCCATGTCTTTGCACAATGTGATCTTCTACCCTACCCAGCCTTCTTCGCAATTCAACCGGTTCCTGAATATGGCAGACATTCACCTGGTAATACAAAAAGCCAATACCGCCGACCTGGTGATGCCAAGTAAGCTCACTACGATACTGGCAGTAGAAGGATTAGCATTGATCACGGCCAATGAAGGTACCAGTCTGTACGAGCTGGTAAGGACAAATGAAATGGGTATAGTGGTGCAGGCAGAAAACCAGCAGGCGCTGTATGAGGGATTGCTACAGGCTATAAACGAAGATTCCGGACACATCACCAGTCGTGCTGGAGACTATGCCCGGAACTTTCTCGCTATAGATTCGATTATGACAAGCTTTGAACAGACAGCGATTAAGGCTGCCAGATAATGCGTGCACCACCTTTTACATCGCCGCTGTATTCAGTGGAATTGAATATCACACTGCAGAAGCTGATAGTGGTTACGTTATTATCAATAGATACATAAACAGATCCTGATGATGTATCTGTGGTCCATGGAGCAGTAGTGATCGCCTTGGCCGTCAGTCTGCAATAGCCTGAAGGCAGTGAAGAACTGGATTTCTGGATAGAATAGATACCTTCAGCAGGAGGCTGATTGTTGGGGAATTCTACAGTAATAGTAGCATTCCCGTTTGTAGCAGTAACTACGTAATCGCTGGTACCAGTAGTCCCTACTACCTTATTGAAGGAGAGGTCAACCACACCTTGCAGGGTAGCCTGGTTACTATCCAGACCACAGGCGTTTGTAGGGCCAGTGACAACGATAGTATCAGAATTGCCGGTGTAGGTACAGCCACCTGTGGTAGTTACAGTTACTGAATACACATATTTTCCTCTGGTAGGAGCAGAGATCTTAGGTGCCGCATCTGTTGATGTATACCCATTGGGGCCGGACCAGACATAGGATTGAACGGCACTTACACCAGAACTGGAGAGCGTGAGCGTTTCATTGTTACCAATGGGACCATTGCTTTTGACTTTGGGCTTAAGGCCTGTATCGCAGGCGGCTCCGCCTTTGGAACATCCTGTTAGCGCGCTGATCCATCCTAAGATTAATACGATAAATATAGATTTATACTGCATTGCCAAATATTCATCAATACGAAATAATATTATATGCTTTACTGCCGTTAATATGTAACCAATAGCTCCAGCGTCGTACAAAATGTTCCATTTTTACTACCGCACATAGCTCTTCCAGCAAGAACAACCCTCGTTGCTTTGGCATCATATTGGATAAAAGGATGTAAATCGGAAATAAATATAGTAAATACTTTAGTTATTAGTATTTTTTAATATTAATAATATATGAACAGATACGGGTTTAGGTGCGTTAAAAAGATTAAAATTATATCAGTATCAAGGGGTTGGAGGGCATATATTATATAGGTAAAAAAAATTAAAAAAGTCAAAATTTAATAGAGAATTTAACATTTTAGATGAAAAATGGCTGTTTTCCGGGAGAGTTGGGCATAGATGATAATGGGGGGTTTAAAATGACTTGTGTGGATAATTTTCAAAAAAAAATCGCTTTTACCTGACGGTAAAAGCGATTTTTTTTTGTCCGGGCCTGCGGCCGGCTAATAAAAATGAGACTGGACTATAATTGAGGGCCAGATTATTTTATTTCAATTACTTGTTCTGCCAGGTTCCAGCCGCTCACAGTTACCTGTGCTTTGCCGCTTTTACCAATTGCATCACCACTGATAATCACTACTTTCTCTTCTCCAGGCACTACTGATACATAGTTATCATTGTAGAACACAGGCAGAATTCTCTTCTTTGTCTGTGCATCTACCAGTGATACCCTGTTAAAGAATGCCAGCGGACCACCTTTAGGGTTGCTGATCTTCACATGGATATCATTGCCTGATTTAGTTGCCGTGATCTGTGGTTTAGCAGCCTGCATGTTCTGCAGACCGGAGTAGTTGCCTTTTGCATCAGGGAACCAGTACAGGTTATCATCCATCACAGTTTTATCAGCTTTGATGAGGCGTACTGCCAGGAACACACCTTCCTTCTCTCCCAGCTTATCCAGGAAAGCTTTGATGTTCATGATCTTCTGTACATTGGATGGACCGATTTCAGAGAACACCTGTGTGATCAGCGTATCATGACCTTTCATATCATATGCTTTCAGTTGCAGCATGATGTCGTGATAGTAATCGAAAGTATTGTTTACAATGAATACTGTACCATCGGTTGGATTGATCATACCATGTACAGGTGTAGCACCGGCTCTGTTACCATACAGACAGGCGTTTGGATCCAGGTAGTAATCGTAGTGCTGTCCACGTAATGCAGTCCATGGGTTCTGTGTTTTCCAGATGATCACACCTGTGTACCAATCCCACATATGAGAACTGAAACCTTCCATCAGGCCACGGTACTGATCATAGTTTACCAGCTGTGCCTTGTTCGTCCAGTCCCTGATATCTTTGGGTTTACCATATACATCCAGTGAATTGAAGTAAGGAATGTATTTGTGATAATCCCATACTGAATCAACACCACCAGGTTTATTTTCAGGACCTACCAGGTTTTCTTTTGGTATAAAGCGTTCCAGTGATTCCAGGTCGCCTACGCCAACAGAGCCTACTTCGGAGTTGAACGGCCAGGTTCTTTCATTCCAGAATACATTCAGCGGCTGCCAGTTGTAAGGGCCGTCACCATTGCCACCCAGCATGTTGTAAGACATACTATCGGTGTTGGAATAATGGAAGAAGTAACGTGTACCATCCAGTTTAGGCATAATGCTGTCTGCCAGCACATCGAAGATATCTGTAGGAGGGGTAATTTCATTACCACCACACCAGAATGCCAGGGAAGCGTGGTTACGCAGTAGTTTTACCTGGTCCGCAGCGGAGTTGATCCACAGGCGGTGATCATCAGGATATTGTCTGCGGGTCCACTGGTCTTCTTTCTTCATTGGGTCTACCCAACGACCGTTACAGTCGCCGCTCATCCAGAAGTCCTGGAATACCAGCATACCGTATTTATCACAAGCCTGGAAGAACTCAGGCCTTTCGGTGAGACTACCACCCCATATACGGATCAGGTTCAGGTTCATGTCGCGGTGGAAACGAACTTCTGCATCGTAACGCTCGTTGGTGAAGCGGAACATTGCATCGGAAGTGATCCAGTTACCACCCTTGATGAAGATATTCTGACCATTTACAGAGATCTCACGGCTTCTGGTGTGCGCATTCCAGAAAGTACGGATTTCGCGTACACCTACAGTGATTTCTTGAGTATCGTCTACTTTGGTATTTTCTACAAACTCTACCTTGCTCTGGTACAGGTTCTGCGGGCCATAACCGGCAGGCCACCAGAGTTTAGGATCTTTCAGTTCCAGGTCGGGCAGTTGTACTTCGGTATGTGCTTTTGGCGCCAGCGTTACTTTGCTGCTCACGGTCACACCACCAATGGTATAACGCAGGGTACCTGCAATGGTTTTTGCAGTAGCGTTATCCAGTTCTGCGCTTACCTTGATTGTAGCAGGGGCCTGCTTGCCTTCCGGCCATCTTGGACCTGGTACATTGGTTACCACGTGTGGGTTGCTGATGTTCACAGCACCTGTTTTTTCGATGGTCACCTTGTCCCATATGCCGGTATTACGATCGCGCATGGGCTGAATCCAGTCCCAACCCGCGGTGTACTGAGGGCCTACGTTTTTTGCAATCGTACCATCGCCACCCTGGCCACCATTAGGATTACCAATATTGACAGGTGGATATACGATTACCGCCAGGCGGTTTTTGCCATCCTTTGCGAGGAAGGAAGTAATGTTGTAAGAATGACGGATGTAGGTACCGTAGTGGGTAGTCGCGTTCAGGCGGTGACCGTTCAGGTAGATATCGCAACCGTCGTTTACGCCTCTGAAGTGCAGCCAAACCTGGCCGTCAGCAGCAGGAGTCGCTTCTGAGAAGTCTTTTACGAACCAGTAAGTATAATGATCGCGCCCTGTGGTATAGATATCAGGTATACGTTCATTATTCATTCCATAGAAAGGATCTGG is a genomic window of Chitinophaga sp. LS1 containing:
- a CDS encoding glycosyltransferase family 1 protein, with the translated sequence MQIYLDNIVFTIQRAGGVSMYWYELLKGLCNTDLPLNFLNADPHSDNLFEQQLDYSPYPCIRESWIPPKYLRYLPLRYTLPSSAVFHGGYLRVSPQKDIVNILTLHDFAHERRMATRFPRGLANIRQKAYGIRHADGIICISESTRKELLYFYPKTDPEKVRVIHHGIADCFYPLNKQQPPDFALPPSPYILYIGVRGHYKNFDQAVATLQLLPAQYQLVIAGGEPWQPKEREVLEQAIPGRYHILRDVSSSALNILYNYAWCLLYPSSYEGFGFPPGEAMKAGCPVVATYTTSIPEVTGTAGLLVNNPSPAAFAEKIQLLEDQHFRDTIIQAGYTRSQFFTWDKSIQETIAFYKHCWNTKFSL
- a CDS encoding WcaI family glycosyltransferase, which encodes MSERLLLITGNYSPEPTGIGKYNGEMIQWLADKGYDCTVITTYPYYPHWKIQPPYEQQGCWYKKEVHGRLTVYRCPQYIPAAPSGMKRILMDATFFIAAFFRLFTLLFTTKFDVVMVVVPPFHLGFLGLLYKWIRGARLLYHIQDMQIEAARDLQMIRSRWLINTLFRMERFILRRADLVSSISEGMMRKIAAKSGRDIFFFPNWVAISHFFPITEKAILKADFGFHAQDKVILYSGAIGEKQGLESILEVAGAMQTDTRLKFLICGAGPYKTTLENKAQAMSLHNVIFYPTQPSSQFNRFLNMADIHLVIQKANTADLVMPSKLTTILAVEGLALITANEGTSLYELVRTNEMGIVVQAENQQALYEGLLQAINEDSGHITSRAGDYARNFLAIDSIMTSFEQTAIKAAR
- a CDS encoding FkbM family methyltransferase, with product MNFIFKIADAAKVFLQSGRGLSALWKKGGSIASTTILHNCKHYIPEIKTIIDVGANQGQFALSARFFYPRAGIHSFEPVPAVFNTLQQNISKAKGISTYNFALGSTNGFLEFFQNDYSHASSALHVSSIQQQFFPQTASEHQIKVPVRRIDDLFRNIPFEAPVLLKLDVQGFEKEVLKGAAASLDKIDYLLFETSFVPMYEGEPLFDEMHNYVKELGFEFIAPVGFCQTDALQILQMDLLYKRKTAA
- a CDS encoding glycoside hydrolase family 2 protein; amino-acid sequence: MVRKLLNVTGLLLAPFLQLMAQSQYELNSGWECANVSDVTVKGEALSTPAYGLKGWLPATVPGTVLTTLLNNKLVPDPFYGMNNERIPDIYTTGRDHYTYWFVKDFSEATPAADGQVWLHFRGVNDGCDIYLNGHRLNATTHYGTYIRHSYNITSFLAKDGKNRLAVIVYPPVNIGNPNGGQGGDGTIAKNVGPQYTAGWDWIQPMRDRNTGIWDKVTIEKTGAVNISNPHVVTNVPGPRWPEGKQAPATIKVSAELDNATAKTIAGTLRYTIGGVTVSSKVTLAPKAHTEVQLPDLELKDPKLWWPAGYGPQNLYQSKVEFVENTKVDDTQEITVGVREIRTFWNAHTRSREISVNGQNIFIKGGNWITSDAMFRFTNERYDAEVRFHRDMNLNLIRIWGGSLTERPEFFQACDKYGMLVFQDFWMSGDCNGRWVDPMKKEDQWTRRQYPDDHRLWINSAADQVKLLRNHASLAFWCGGNEITPPTDIFDVLADSIMPKLDGTRYFFHYSNTDSMSYNMLGGNGDGPYNWQPLNVFWNERTWPFNSEVGSVGVGDLESLERFIPKENLVGPENKPGGVDSVWDYHKYIPYFNSLDVYGKPKDIRDWTNKAQLVNYDQYRGLMEGFSSHMWDWYTGVIIWKTQNPWTALRGQHYDYYLDPNACLYGNRAGATPVHGMINPTDGTVFIVNNTFDYYHDIMLQLKAYDMKGHDTLITQVFSEIGPSNVQKIMNIKAFLDKLGEKEGVFLAVRLIKADKTVMDDNLYWFPDAKGNYSGLQNMQAAKPQITATKSGNDIHVKISNPKGGPLAFFNRVSLVDAQTKKRILPVFYNDNYVSVVPGEEKVVIISGDAIGKSGKAQVTVSGWNLAEQVIEIK
- a CDS encoding undecaprenyl-phosphate glucose phosphotransferase, producing the protein MKNRNYAVQYLRQFIDFTILGAAFVLTRYYISTKGGMIFTPLDWILLSISISTWIALGSSLRLYDEYDKVNSFSFEFVAVLKNVLLQSCVLTFLFFYLFKNYSYPRTFTLLYSTYVFAGVLFTRYAVKKTLLKLRNQRHRKKNVLIVGTGETGIDFYHTITNNGHFGYNCIGFVGDQAQTQLHGQYLGNLSELTNILEANEIDDVIVALPEYARDQTESIIVASERAAKNVKIIPNVHQYCSPTVSMNLLGSFPLVNIRSCPLDDPALQRIKRGFDIAFTLVLFTAFSWLFLLIAALIKLTSKGPVFFKQERWGLKNKKITCYKFRSMIVQTSEVDANGMFLQATRNDSRVTSIGRFLRKTNLDELPQFFNVLLGNMSFVGPRPHATPLHIESRETVQHYMRRQMVKPGITGWAQVNGCRGETSQSGMMQKRVDYDIWYIENYSFWLDCQIIFQTMVNMIKGDKNAY